The following are encoded in a window of Campylobacter sp. MIT 12-8780 genomic DNA:
- a CDS encoding APC family permease has product MNSKLGFLSVVLLGFNAIVGSGIFLLPNKAVALVGPFALVVVVFVALLTISIALCFAEVSAKFEKNGGAYVYAKEAFGEFVGFEVGFMKWAIAIIAWATMATGFSEALGAWIYGSSELPISFKAIVASSLVLALTLMNLAGIGLSKFFNNLITLAKLTPLLIFIFVCLWFVKAENFQPFLVLGTSSNAEVLSFSAAFSAAALVIFYAFTGFESLAIAAEDYKNPKKDLPRAITWVMIIVCVFYLLIIGVAIGILGLDLAKENAPIAAAFDRIFSGYGASIVGIGTLISIGGIATASSILTPRVGHALASDGLVPRIIAYKNKAQTPVVAIIITGVLTLALVLYGTLIGSFAVLAAISVISRFIQYVPTCLAVLVLRKRKDLPQSSIKVPSFVPVIAIIISFWLLINANSQQLIIGLGGLVVAAVFYAFAKLAGKKF; this is encoded by the coding sequence ATGAATTCAAAATTAGGATTTTTAAGTGTTGTGTTATTAGGTTTTAATGCTATAGTAGGCTCTGGGATATTTTTACTTCCTAACAAAGCTGTGGCTTTAGTCGGTCCTTTTGCTCTTGTGGTAGTGGTTTTTGTAGCTTTGCTTACCATTAGTATAGCCCTTTGTTTTGCTGAAGTTTCTGCTAAATTTGAAAAAAATGGTGGAGCTTATGTGTATGCTAAGGAAGCTTTTGGTGAATTTGTGGGCTTTGAGGTTGGTTTTATGAAATGGGCGATTGCTATTATCGCTTGGGCGACTATGGCAACGGGTTTTAGCGAGGCTTTAGGAGCTTGGATATATGGTAGCTCAGAATTACCAATCTCTTTTAAGGCTATAGTCGCTTCAAGTTTGGTATTGGCTTTAACCTTGATGAACTTAGCTGGTATTGGTTTGTCAAAATTCTTTAACAACCTCATTACTTTAGCCAAACTTACTCCGCTTTTAATCTTTATCTTTGTATGCTTGTGGTTTGTGAAGGCTGAGAATTTTCAGCCCTTTTTGGTTCTTGGAACTTCAAGTAACGCAGAGGTGCTAAGTTTTTCAGCTGCTTTTTCAGCCGCTGCTTTGGTTATTTTTTACGCATTTACGGGTTTTGAGTCTTTGGCTATTGCGGCTGAGGATTATAAAAATCCCAAAAAGGATTTGCCGCGAGCTATAACTTGGGTGATGATTATAGTGTGCGTGTTTTATTTACTTATCATCGGCGTGGCTATTGGGATTTTGGGACTTGATTTAGCTAAAGAAAATGCTCCTATTGCTGCTGCTTTTGATAGGATTTTTTCAGGATATGGAGCGAGTATAGTTGGTATAGGAACACTTATTTCTATAGGAGGTATAGCCACAGCTTCATCGATTCTTACACCAAGAGTAGGGCATGCTCTAGCAAGTGATGGTTTGGTGCCAAGGATTATCGCGTATAAAAACAAGGCTCAAACTCCTGTTGTTGCGATTATTATCACCGGAGTTTTAACCTTAGCTTTAGTTCTTTATGGAACTCTTATAGGAAGCTTTGCTGTGCTTGCTGCAATTAGCGTGATTTCAAGATTTATTCAGTATGTGCCTACTTGTCTTGCTGTTTTGGTGCTTCGCAAAAGAAAAGACTTGCCACAAAGTAGCATAAAAGTGCCTAGCTTCGTGCCTGTTATAGCAATTATCATTTCTTTTTGGTTGCTTATAAATGCAAATAGCCAACAGCTTATCATAGGGCTTGGTGGCTTAGTTGTTGCGGCTGTGTTTTATGCCTTTGCTAAATTAGCTGGAAAGAAATTTTAA